CCATGCAGGTCAGCGAACTGGTCTACGACCTGCCCGAAAGTGCCATCGCTCAGCGGCCGATCGAACCCCGGGATGCCGCCAGATTGCTCGTAAGCCTTGGAAATGCTGCGCCGCAGCACGCGCGTGTACGGGATTTGTGCCAATTTGTGAGAAGCGGCGACATTTTGGTCGTCAACGACACGAAGGTCCTGCAGGCTCGGCTGCGTCTGCAGAAACAGACGGGCGGAAACGTCGAGGTGTTCCTGCTGTCGCCCCGGGACGACACCCATACGTCGTGGGAAGCGCTGGTGCGCCCGGGCAAGCGCGTGCCACCGGGCACGCAACTGCTGCACGCCGGCAAGCCGGTCGCAGTGGTGGGCGACGTGCTCGACGAGGCGGGCACGCGTGCCGTCGAGTTGCTGGGCGACGGGTCGCCGGACGAACTCGTCGCCGCCATCGGTGACGTGCCGCTGCCGCCCTACATCCACGAACGCCTCGACGACCCTGAGCGCTACCAGACGGTGTACGCCCGCAACCCCGGGTCGGTCGCCGCGCCGACCGCGGGACTCCACCTCACCGAGGAAGTGCTGGACGCCTGCCGTGCCGCCGGGGCGCGCGTCGCGGCCGTCACGCTCGACGTCGGGCTAGGAACGTTCCGGCCGATGTCGTCTGAGCGCGTCGAGGACCACCACATGCACGCCGAGACCTATCTGGTGCCGGAGGAGACGGCGGCGGCCATCGCCGAGGCGTCGCGCGTCATCGCGATAGGAACGACGTCGCTGCGCTGCCTCGAGTCGTGGGCCGCCACGGGAGCGCGCCGCGGCTCGACGGAGTTGTTCATTCACGGCGACTACCCGTTCAAGGTCGTCGACGTGCTGCTGACGAACTTCCACCTTCCGGGATCGTCGCTGCTCGCGTTGCTCGACGCCTTCAGCGGTCCGCGGTGGCGCGACCTGTACGCGCTGGCGTTGCGCGACGGGTACCGCTTCTTGTCCTTCGGTGACGCCATGCTCGTCGATCGGCGCGGCGCATGAGCGTGTCGCCGATCGCCATCGAAGCCGTCGACGGCGAGGCGCGCGCCGGCACCGTCACGACGGCGCGCGGCACGTTTGCGACGCCGGTGTTCATGCCGGTGGGGACGCGTGGTTCGGTGAAGGCGGTCGACGCCCGCGACCTCGAGGCGCTGGGCGCGTCGGTCGTGCTCGGCAACACGTATCACCTGATGCTGCGGCCGGGCGCCGATGTCGTCGCCGCACTCGGCGGCCTCGGCGCGTTCAGCGGGTGGCGCGGCCATACCCTCACCGACTCCGGCGGCTTCCAGGTGTTCTCGCTCAACCCCAAAGTCGACGACGAGGGCGTCACGTTTCGCTCGACCTACGACGGGTCGCAGCATCGGCTCACGCCCGAGAGCGCGGTGGCGACGCAAGCCGCGATCGGCGCCGACATCCAGATGGTGCTCGATGTCTGCTCGGCGCTGCCGGCCGAAGACGACGTCATCCGCCTCGCCGTCGAGCGCACCGCGCAGTGGGCCGAGCGTGCCCGCGGCGCAGCGCGTCCCGAGGGCCAGGCGCTGTTCGGCATCGTCCAGGGTGGTGTCGACGAGGCGCGGCGCGTGGATTCGGCGCGGCGCACCGTCGCCCTCGACTTCGACGGCTACGGCATCGGCGGGCTGTCGGTGGGCGAGTCCCGCGCCGACATGGTGCGCACGCTGGAGGCGACGACGCCGGAGTTGCCCGTCGACCGGCCCCGCTACCTCATGGGCGTCGGCGACCCGATCGGAATGGTCGAAGCGATCGCCCGGGGCGTCGACATGTTCGACTGCGTGTTGCCGACCCGCCTGGCGCGCCACGGCACCGCCTTGACGGCGTCCGGTCGGCTTCAGGTGCGCAACGCCGTGCACGCCACGTCCGCGGACCCCATCGACGTCGCCTGCGACTGCCCGACGTGCCAGCGCTACAGCCGCGGCTACTTGCGCCACCTGCTGCAGGTGAACGAGCCCAGTGCGGCGCGGCTGCTCACCCTGCACAACCTGGCCTGGGTGCTCGGCCTGATGCGAAGGATCCGCGAGGCGATCGCTGCCGGGCGATTCGCCGCGATCCGGGAGGAAGTCGTCGACATCTGGGATCGCCCTCAGGTCAAGTAAGTTCGGCCGCCGCTATGGGTGCCTTGATTTTTCCGCTGCTGCTCCTCGCTGCTTTCTACTTCCTGTTGCTCCGGCCGCAGCAGAGCCGCGTCAAGTCGCACAACAACCTCGTTTCGTCGATCGCCATCGGTGACGAGATCGTCAGCGCCGGCGGCATCGTCGGTCACGTGACCGCTATCGGCGACCGCGACGTGCAGTTCGAGATCGCCCCGGGCGTCGTCGTGACCCTCGCCAAGGGCGCAATTGCCCAGCGGGCTCCGAGCAACGAGCCGGCACCAGGAGCCACGGAGACGACCGAATGAAGAAGCGGCGCAACGCGCTGTCGCTCGTCATCATCGTCGCAGTCGCGCTCAGCTCGCTGACCTACACGCTGGTCAAGAAGAACAAGCCCACCCTCGGCCTCGACCTCCAGGGGGGTATCTCGCTGGTGCTGGCGCCGGCCAAGAAGGTCGACTCCGGCGTGCTGAAGCAGTCGGTGGCGATCATCCGCAACCGCGTCGACGCTCTCGGCGTCGGCGAGCCCGACATCACCACCCAGGGCAACAACATCATCGTCGAGCTCCCCGGCGTGAAGGACCAGGACAAGGCGCGCAAGATCATCGGCCAGACCGCCGAACTGCGCTTCCGTCCGGTGCTGCAGGCGAACATCCCGCCGGAGAAGACGGCGGCGACCACGACGACGAAGAAGGGCGCCACCACGTCCACGACCGCCGAGGGCGCCACCACCACGACGACGATCCCCGACATCCCGACGACGCCGCGGGACCAGGACATCGCCACCGAGACCGTGATCCTGCCGATGAACGACGCCAAGGGGAACCAGGTCGAGCGTTTCCAGCTCGGCCCGGCGCTGCTGACGGGCCAGGTGGTGCGCACCGCCCGAGCCGCCTTCGACCAGTCGCAGGGCACGTGGTACGTCCAGCTGTT
The window above is part of the Acidimicrobiales bacterium genome. Proteins encoded here:
- the queA gene encoding tRNA preQ1(34) S-adenosylmethionine ribosyltransferase-isomerase QueA, which encodes MQVSELVYDLPESAIAQRPIEPRDAARLLVSLGNAAPQHARVRDLCQFVRSGDILVVNDTKVLQARLRLQKQTGGNVEVFLLSPRDDTHTSWEALVRPGKRVPPGTQLLHAGKPVAVVGDVLDEAGTRAVELLGDGSPDELVAAIGDVPLPPYIHERLDDPERYQTVYARNPGSVAAPTAGLHLTEEVLDACRAAGARVAAVTLDVGLGTFRPMSSERVEDHHMHAETYLVPEETAAAIAEASRVIAIGTTSLRCLESWAATGARRGSTELFIHGDYPFKVVDVLLTNFHLPGSSLLALLDAFSGPRWRDLYALALRDGYRFLSFGDAMLVDRRGA
- the yajC gene encoding preprotein translocase subunit YajC, encoding MGALIFPLLLLAAFYFLLLRPQQSRVKSHNNLVSSIAIGDEIVSAGGIVGHVTAIGDRDVQFEIAPGVVVTLAKGAIAQRAPSNEPAPGATETTE
- the tgt gene encoding tRNA guanosine(34) transglycosylase Tgt gives rise to the protein MSVSPIAIEAVDGEARAGTVTTARGTFATPVFMPVGTRGSVKAVDARDLEALGASVVLGNTYHLMLRPGADVVAALGGLGAFSGWRGHTLTDSGGFQVFSLNPKVDDEGVTFRSTYDGSQHRLTPESAVATQAAIGADIQMVLDVCSALPAEDDVIRLAVERTAQWAERARGAARPEGQALFGIVQGGVDEARRVDSARRTVALDFDGYGIGGLSVGESRADMVRTLEATTPELPVDRPRYLMGVGDPIGMVEAIARGVDMFDCVLPTRLARHGTALTASGRLQVRNAVHATSADPIDVACDCPTCQRYSRGYLRHLLQVNEPSAARLLTLHNLAWVLGLMRRIREAIAAGRFAAIREEVVDIWDRPQVK